One bacterium genomic window, ACCGAGGTGCCTTACCTGCCGGACGCGCAGGGCGATTCGGCGTCGGCCGCCGATGACAGCCTCGAAGTTCCCTACGACCGCGTCATCATCGCGACCGGCTCGCGGCCTTTTCTGCCGCCGATCGAGGGCAGCGAGGGATCCGGCGTCTTCTTTTTCCGCACCTTGGACGATTGTTCGCGCATCGCGGACTACGCCGCCCAATCCAAAAAGGCGGCGGTCATCGGGGGCGGGCTCTTGGGCCTGGAGGCGGCCCGGGGCCTGATGACCCACGGCGTCCAAGTCGTCGTCCTCGAAACCTCGCCCTGGCCGATGAAGCTGCAGTTGGATGCCGAGGCCGGCCATCTCCTGAAGTCGACGTTGGAAGCGATGGGAATCCGGACCTTCTGCAACCGCATCACCTCCCATATCGAGCGGAGGGACGGAAAAATTTGGCGCCTCCACTTCACGGATGGGTACACGCTGGAGACCGATCTGGTGGTGGTGAGCGCCGGGATCCGGCCGATCACCGAGGTCGCCGCCGGTTCGGGCCTGGCGGTCCAGCGGGGAATCGTCGTCGACGACCGGATGCAAACCAGCGATCCCGAAATCTTCGCGCTGGGAGAATGCGTGGAGCACCGCGGCCGGCTCTACGGCTTGGTCGATCCGATCTGGGAGATGGCCGCCACCTTGGCCGACGTCCTCACCGGAGCCAATCCGGGAGCGGGCTACGCCGGCTCCCGGCTGGGCACCAAGCTCAAGGTCATGGGCGTGGATTTGGCCTCCTTGGGCGAGGTCGACCCGGCGGGCGAAGCCGACGAGGTCGTGGTCTACCGAGAGCCGAAACAGAACCTCTACAAAAAGCTGATCATCCGGGAAAACAAGCTTGCCGGCGCCATCTTGCTCGGCGAGACCGATTCCTTCGATGTCTTGATGAGGCTTTTCAAGGAGGGCGGGGAGCTGCCGGAGCGCAAGGCCGACCTGCTCTTCGGCGGCACCAACGTCCCGTCGCTGGTGGACGTGACGGCCCTGCCCGACGGGGCCCAGATCTGCAACTGCAACGGCGTTTCCAAGGCCCAGATTTGCGAGGCGGTCCAGGCCCGGGGCTGCGCCAGCGTGGCCAAAGTGGGACAGGCGACCAAGGCCGGCAAGGGCTGCGGCTCCTGCAAGGGGCTCATCGCCCAGCTGATCCAGGCCTACGCCGGCGAAGTGGGCTACGACGAGAGCGAGCACTATTACGTCCCGGGAATTTCCTTGGAAAAATCCCAGTTGATCGCGGCGATCAAGGCCAAGAATCTCAAGTCCGTTTCCGAAGTGTTCCGCGAACTGGCCGGCGGCAAAGAAGATGCCGACAGCAAGGTCGGCCTGGCTTCGCTGCTGCGCTCGATTTGGCACGAGGAGTACCAGGACGAGCGGGACGCCCGCTTCATCAATGACCGGGTCCACGCCAACATCCAGCGCGACGGCACTTTCTCGGTCGTGCCCCGCATCTATGCGGGGGTGACCACCGCCGACGAGCTGATTCGCATCGGCACGGTGGCGAAGAAATACCAAGTTCCGATGGTCAAGATCACCGGCGGCCAGCGCATCGACTTGCTGGGCGTGAAAAAAGAGGACCTGCCGGGCATTTGGAAGGATCTGGGCATCCCCAGCGGCCATGCCTACACCAAGTCGGTGCGCACGGTGAAGAGCTGCGTCGGCACCGACTTCTGCCGCTACGGCCTCGGCGACTCGATCGGCCTCGCCCAGGAGATCGAGCACCGCTTCCAGGGCATCGAGTCTCCGCACAAAATCAAGATGGCGGTGGCCGGTTGCCCCCGAAACTGCTCCGAGGCCTACGTCAAGGACATCGGAGTGGTCGGGATCGAGGGCGGGCAATGGGAGATTTACATCGGCGGCGCCGCCGGGGCGACCGTGCGGAAGGCCGATCTTTTTGCCACGGTCGACTCGCCCGACGAGGTGCTGCGGCTGGTCGGCCGCTTCATTCAGTATTACCGCGAGCATGGCAAATACCAAGAGCGGACCTACGGTTTCGTGGAAAGGATCGGCATCGCCCGCTTGAAATCCCTCTTGGTCGAGGATGAGCTGGGTCTCGGTAAAAGGCTGGACGAGGAGATTCAGCGGGCGGTCGACTCTTACGTCGATCCTTGGAAAGAGGCCGAGCTACCGGCCTATCCCCATCAATTCACCGGACCGCAATTGGTCCAGTTCTTAAATGAGGCCAATAACAATGGATAAAACCGACGCTCTCGAAATTGGATCCTTGGAAAAAATTCCGCTCGGGCAAGGCCGCTGCTTCGTCGTCGGCCGGGAAGAGATCGCGGTCTTCCGGACTCGCTCCGGCGGGGTGTTCGCCATTCAGAACCGTTGCCCCCATCGCCAAGGCCCCTTGTGCGAAGGCGTCATCGATGACCAGCGGGTGGTGTGCCCCTATCATGGCCACAAATTCGACATCCGGACCGGTGCCGGCAGCGAAGCCGGCGAGAGCGTCAAGGCCTTTGAAGTCACCGAGAGTCAAGGTTTGCTGACCATTAAGATTAAGGAGCCGGCGTGAGCGGGTCGACGAACGCCCATCTTTTCGATTCTCAGGGCCGGCGAATCACTTACCTCCGCCTTTCGGTGACGGATCGCTGTCAATTCCGCTGCGTCTACTGCTTGCCGCCCGAAGGCATCGCTTCGCTTCCGAAATCGGATTATCTCACGCCGGAGCAGATGGAGCGCCTGGTGCGCGCCTTGGCCGAGATGGGGGTATGGAGGCTGAGGCTGACCGGCGGCGAGCCCTTGCTCCGCCGCGACATCGTCTCGCTGGTGGCTCGATTCTCCAGCATTCCTCGAATCCGGGATTTGGCCTTGACCACCAATGGCGAACGGCTTCCCGAGCTGGCGGCGGACCTGAAAGCCGCCGGCCTGATGCGGGTCAACGTCAGCCTGGACAGCTTGGACCCCGCGCGCTTTCGCGAGCTGACGCTCTCGGGGTCCTTCGAACGGGTCCGCGAAGGCATCTTTCGCGCCTTGGAAGCCGGGCTCAAGGTCAAGGTCAACGTCGTGGCGATGCGGGGAATCTCGGAGGCCGAAATCGACGACTTCGTCGAGCTGGCCTACGCCCATCCTTTGGAGGTCCGTTTCATCGAGTTCATGCCCTTGTGCGGCGGCGGCTGGAGCCGGGAGGCAAGCCTGCCGATTGCTGGACTGCGCTCCCGGGCCGCCGAGCGCCGCCGACTCATCCGGATCCCGCGCAACGGCGAGGTGGCGGAGAGCTATGCCCTGGCCGGCGGCAAGGGCCGGGTCGGCTTCATCGCCTCCATGACCGAGCCTTTCTGCTCCACTTGCTCGCGGATCCGGGTCGGCGCGACCGGGAAGGTCCGCCTCTGCCTCTTTTCCAAGCTGGAATATGATCTTAAGCCGGCGCTCGCCGCCGGCGCCGATACCGCCGAGCTGCAACGGGAAATCCGCCGAGCGGTCTCGAGAAAGCCCGCGAGCCATCCCTGGGCCGCAGTTTCGAAGAAGCATCCGCGTCCCGAAGAAAGCGGCCTGATCCGGTCGGTAGGGGGATGATGAAAGGTTTCCGATGATCAATGTCATGAACAAAATCGAAACGCTCCGGATCGCCACGGCCCAAAGCTGCATCAAGGCCCACCCCGAGACGATCCGGCGCATGCAGGCCGGCGAGGTGCCGAAGCCGGACGTCTTGGGCGTGGCGAAAACGGCGGCGGTGATGGCGGCCAAAAAAACCCCGGAGCTTCTCCCTTACTGCCACCCTTTGCCGCTCGACGGAGTCGAGGTGAATTTGAAAGTCGAGGCCGAGCAGGTTGTCGTCACGGTGGCGGTTAGTGCGATCTGGAAGACCGGCGTCGAGATGGAGGCGCTGACCGCGGCCTCGGTCGCGGCCCTCACCATTTACGACATGCTCAAGCCGATCGATTCGGAACTCGAGATCGTTCAGACCAAGCTGCTCTCGAAAAGCGGCGGCAAGGGCGACTTCGACCAAAAGATCCCCGATGGATTCCGGGCCGCGGTGCTGGTGACATCCGACGGAACGCATCAGGGCAAACGGGAGGACAAGTCGGGCAAGCTTCTCGAGTCGCGCTTGCGCGAGATGGGCATCGCGAGCGTCGCTTACGAAATCTTGCCGGACGAGGCGACTCAGATTCGCCATCGCTTGCTGGCCCATTGCGAGAATGGGATCGACCTGATCTTGACCACCGGCGGCACCGGTTTGGGCCCCCGCGACGTCACGGTCGAAGCCACCGCCGAAGTCTTGGAGCGCGAGATGCCGGCGGTGATGCAGGCCATTCGCGGCTTCGGCCAGCGCCGCACTCCCTACGCCATGCTCTCCCGGGGCTTGGCCGGCCTGCGGGGTCGAACGGTGATCCTCAACTTGCCGGGCTCCTCGCGCGGGGCCGCCGAATCCATGGATGCGGTCTTCCCGGCGCTGCTCCATGTCTATCCGATGCTGGCCGGAGGAGGGCATTGAATGGATTCCATCCTCCTGGCACCGCTGATTTTTTTGATCGCCTTGATCTACTCGACCGTCGGTTTCGGCGGCGGCTCGGGCTATTTGGCGCTTTTGCTGGCCGCCGGCCTTTCCCATGAAGCGGCTCGGGAGTCCGCGCTGCTTTGCAACCTCGTCGTGACGAGCGTGGGATTTTACGGCTTCGCCCGGGCCGGGCATTTCGCGCCCCGGACCGTCCTGCCTTTCCTGGCGGCCTCTTTGCCTTACGCTTATCTCGGGAGCCGCCTCGGCCTGCCCCAAGGGTGGGTCGTGCCGCTCGTCGCCGTCTGCTTGTTGGCGGCCGGCTGGCGCTTGGCCTTTTCCCCTTCGAGCGACCGCGACGTCAAGCCGCCGGCTTGGAAGACCGCTTGGCGGATTGGTTTGCCGGCCGGTGCGGTGATCGGGCTTCTCTCCGGTGCCGTGGGCGTCGGCGGCGGAATTTTCTTGGCGCCCCTTCTGTTCAAGCTGCGCTGGGCTGATTCGAGACAGATCGCGGCTTCTTCCAGTCTTTTCATCTTGTGGAATTCCTTGTCGGGCTTGTTGGGCCAGACCTTGAGCCGCGGTTGGACGCTGGAGGCGCCGGAATTGTTGCCCGGCTTGCTCGCCGCCCTTCTGGGCGGAATCGTGGGCTCTCGACTCGGAGCGATGCGCTTAACTCCCGCGGTTCTTCAAAGACTGACCGCGGTCGTGGTGCTGGTTGCCGCCGTTCAAATGCTGGGGAAGGTATTATGATCAGCGTCACCGACGCCAAAAAGGAGATTCTGAAAGAGTCGAGGCTCCTGGGGAACCTGCGAGTTCCGCTCGCCCATGCACTTTACCGCGTCTTGGCGCAAGATCTCCGCGCGCCGGTCCCGCTTCCACCCGAAGATAATTCCGCGATGGATGGCTATGCCTTGAAGGCCGGTGACACCTTCCGGGCAACCGAGGGAAATCCCCGCTGTTTGCGCATCGCCGGGATCCGCCGAGCCGGCGATGCCGGGCGCCGTCCGCTCCGCTCGGGCGAGGCCTACCGCATCATGACCGGAGCCGCGATTCCGCCGGGCGCCGATGCCGTCGTCATTCAGGAGATGGTGGAGGCGACGGAGTGCGAGGTGCGAATCGCGCGGCCGGTCCCGGCCGGCGCCAATATTCGGAGACGAGGTGAGGAGCTGGCGAAAGGCGATCTCGTTTTGCCGAAAGGCAGCCAGCTCCATTCCCGGTCGTTGGGTCTCTTGGCCAATGTGGGTTTTCCTCGCGTTTTGATCCGGCGGCCCCCCCGCGTCGCCCTGATCGTCACGGGGGACGAGTTGGTGGAGCCGGGAAGGAAGCTCCCCTCCGGAAAGATCTACGACAGCAACGGCGCCATGCTGGAAGCGGCGCTGCGCGAGCTTCACCTGGAGCCTGGCTTGACGAGAAAGGTTGGGGACCAGGAAGGGCGGCTGACCGGCGCTCTGCGAACGGCCCTGGAGCGGGCCGACGTCATCCTGTTGACCGGAGGCGTCTCGGTCGGCGACTACGATTTTTCCAAATCGGCGTTCGGCCGCCTCGGCATCCGCACCGTCTTCTGGAAGGTGGCGCAAAAACCGGGCAAGCCGCTTTTCTTCGGCAAGAAGGGCCGAACGCTGGTCTTTGGGCTGCCCGGCAATCCGGTTTCGGCTTGGGTTTGCTTCCACGAATACGTCCGGCCCGCGCTCTTAGCGATGCAAGGAATTCCGGCCCGCGACTCGGTCGAAAGGGCTCTCTTGGAAGAGCCCTTGCAGCCCTCCGCTAAGATGACGGTGTTTTTGCGGGGCCGGTCGAGGAGCCACCAAGGTCAGTCCGCGGTCCGGCCGCTTTCGGGGCAGGGCTCTCACATGCTGAAGGCCTTGGCCGAAGCCAATTGCCTGATCCAGGTGCCGCCTCGGGAAGGGCCGCTCGAAGCCGGAGCCGAAGTCGAAGTGCACGCGCTGGAAGGGAGGGCCGGGTAGATGGGCGGCGAGATTCGGGTTCGAGTGCTGTTTTTCGCCTCGCTTCGCGACCTCTTCGGCCAGGGCGAGAAGGTTTGCTCTTTGCCGGCGGGCGCGACTCTCGGGCGCTTGGCGGAGGAGATCTTCCGCGGGTGCGAGGCCGGAGCCGAGGTGCTGAAGTGCCTGCGCTTCGGGGTGAATCAAGACTTCGCCCCGATGGAGACTCTCTTGCGGGACGACGACGAGGTGGCCCTGCTGCCTCCGCTGTCGGGGGGCTAAGCCATGCTTCGGCTCCAAATCACCGAGCAAAGGATCGCGACCGAGGCCTTGTACCAGGCTCTTGATGACCCCACTTGCGGAGGGGTCGCGATCTTCGAGGGCCGAGTCCGCGATCATCACCAAGGCCGAAAAGTCCGAGACCTCTACTACGAATGTTACCGGCCGATGGCGGAGAAGATCTTGGCCAAGGCGGCCCAGGAAGCGCGAACGAGATGGGAGCCCTCCAAGATCGCGATCGTCCATCGGATCGGCCGGATCCCCATCGGGGAGGCCGCGGTCTGGATCGGCGTCGCGGCGGCCCATCGCGAGGAGGCTTTCGCCGCCTGCCGGTTTTTGATCGAGGAAATCAAGCGCTCGGTTCCGATCTGGAAACGCGAGACTTATGTCGATGGGAGCTGTGCATGGGTCGCCTGCCTTCCTGCGTAGGGATCGTCCTGGCCGGCGGGAAAAGCCGGCGCTTCGGCCGTCCCAAGGCCTGGGCCAAATTCGGCGAATCGAGCTTCGTGGAACGGCTTTACTTACTGCTGAGAGAAACCTTCGGCCAAGCCTATGTGGTCCTTCACGAAGACTCGGCCGAATTCGCCGGCATGGAGACCTTGGTCGATCGGATGTCCGAAGGCGGGCCCATGAACGGCATCTATTCCGCCCTGGCTGGCAGCCGGGCTCCGGCGGTCTTCGTCGCGGCCTGCGATCTGCCTCGGCTCGGGCCGCCGGATATCGAGCGGCTGCTCCAAGCTTGGAGGCCCGAGTTCCCGGCCTTGGTTTATCGGCGGCGCGAGCGTTGGGAGCCGCTCTGCGGGATCTATCATTCGAGGCTGCTTCCCGCCCTGCGTCAAAGTCTCGAGATTGGCCGCTACGGCTTGCAGGAGTTTTTGACCCGGAACGGCGCCGCCGGGCTCGAGTACAGCGAGGAGGGAGCGGTCGATGGTTTAGCGAACGTTAACACCCCGGAAGAATATCGGGAATTAATCGAGGGCCGATGAAACTGGACGAATCGAAAAAAGCCGGCTGGGTCCTGGGGATGAACACCTTGGCCTTCATGCTCTGCCTAGGCTGCTGGGTGATGAACGGGGTCTTGGTCACTTTCCTGGTCAAGCAGGGAATTTATCACTGGAACGAAGCGCAGATTGGATGGCTGATCGGGGCTCCGATTTTCACGGGCTCGGTCACCCGGTTGCCGGTCGGCATGCTGACCGACCATTGCGGCGGTCGGCCGGTCTTTTCGGTCCTGATGATTTTCGCCGCTGGAGCGATGTGGCTGCTGGCTTACGCCGACAGCTACCTCGGCTTCCTGCTCGCGAGCTTCGGCTTCGGCTTGGCCGGCGCCTCTTTCGCGGTCGGAGTCGCCTCCATTCCGCTTTGGTTCAAGCGGGAGCGGCAGGGCTCGGCCCTGGGGATCTTCGGCTTCGGCAATATCGGAGCCGGCTTGACCAGCATCGGGGCGCCGATTCTCCTCAAATACCTCACGGCGGGCGGAGCTTCGCCGGAGGCATGGCGAATGCTGCCCAAGATTTGCGCGCTGGCGCTGGCCGCGATGGCCATTCTCTTCTACGTTTTGACGCCCGGGAGGAAATTAGAGCGGGGCAGGGAGAAGACCTTCCTCCAAAGGCTGGCTCCGCTCAAGCATGTCCGGGTTTGGCGCTTCGGGATTTATTACTTCTTGGTGTTCGGCGGCTTCGTCGGCCTGTCGCAATGGCTGATTCCCTATTACGTGAACGTCTACGCCTTGCCGCTGGCCACGGCCGGATTCCTCGCGGCCTGCTTCAGCCTTCCTTCGGGCGCGATTCGAGCCGCCGGCGGCTGGATTTCAG contains:
- a CDS encoding MFS transporter — protein: MKLDESKKAGWVLGMNTLAFMLCLGCWVMNGVLVTFLVKQGIYHWNEAQIGWLIGAPIFTGSVTRLPVGMLTDHCGGRPVFSVLMIFAAGAMWLLAYADSYLGFLLASFGFGLAGASFAVGVASIPLWFKRERQGSALGIFGFGNIGAGLTSIGAPILLKYLTAGGASPEAWRMLPKICALALAAMAILFYVLTPGRKLERGREKTFLQRLAPLKHVRVWRFGIYYFLVFGGFVGLSQWLIPYYVNVYALPLATAGFLAACFSLPSGAIRAAGGWISDRWGARSAMYGVLATILVCFSLLAGLRPPVAVFTFIVFLAGLAMGIGMAAIYKHIPDYFPDEVGVVGGLVGVFGGLGGFFLPTLFGYLLQETGLWSTPWILLLALTAGCLAWMHSVVRRIRREESLNRMTA
- a CDS encoding sulfite exporter TauE/SafE family protein codes for the protein MDSILLAPLIFLIALIYSTVGFGGGSGYLALLLAAGLSHEAARESALLCNLVVTSVGFYGFARAGHFAPRTVLPFLAASLPYAYLGSRLGLPQGWVVPLVAVCLLAAGWRLAFSPSSDRDVKPPAWKTAWRIGLPAGAVIGLLSGAVGVGGGIFLAPLLFKLRWADSRQIAASSSLFILWNSLSGLLGQTLSRGWTLEAPELLPGLLAALLGGIVGSRLGAMRLTPAVLQRLTAVVVLVAAVQMLGKVL
- the glp gene encoding gephyrin-like molybdotransferase Glp, producing the protein MISVTDAKKEILKESRLLGNLRVPLAHALYRVLAQDLRAPVPLPPEDNSAMDGYALKAGDTFRATEGNPRCLRIAGIRRAGDAGRRPLRSGEAYRIMTGAAIPPGADAVVIQEMVEATECEVRIARPVPAGANIRRRGEELAKGDLVLPKGSQLHSRSLGLLANVGFPRVLIRRPPRVALIVTGDELVEPGRKLPSGKIYDSNGAMLEAALRELHLEPGLTRKVGDQEGRLTGALRTALERADVILLTGGVSVGDYDFSKSAFGRLGIRTVFWKVAQKPGKPLFFGKKGRTLVFGLPGNPVSAWVCFHEYVRPALLAMQGIPARDSVERALLEEPLQPSAKMTVFLRGRSRSHQGQSAVRPLSGQGSHMLKALAEANCLIQVPPREGPLEAGAEVEVHALEGRAG
- the moaA gene encoding GTP 3',8-cyclase MoaA — its product is MSGSTNAHLFDSQGRRITYLRLSVTDRCQFRCVYCLPPEGIASLPKSDYLTPEQMERLVRALAEMGVWRLRLTGGEPLLRRDIVSLVARFSSIPRIRDLALTTNGERLPELAADLKAAGLMRVNVSLDSLDPARFRELTLSGSFERVREGIFRALEAGLKVKVNVVAMRGISEAEIDDFVELAYAHPLEVRFIEFMPLCGGGWSREASLPIAGLRSRAAERRRLIRIPRNGEVAESYALAGGKGRVGFIASMTEPFCSTCSRIRVGATGKVRLCLFSKLEYDLKPALAAGADTAELQREIRRAVSRKPASHPWAAVSKKHPRPEESGLIRSVGG
- a CDS encoding Rieske 2Fe-2S domain-containing protein, whose product is MDKTDALEIGSLEKIPLGQGRCFVVGREEIAVFRTRSGGVFAIQNRCPHRQGPLCEGVIDDQRVVCPYHGHKFDIRTGAGSEAGESVKAFEVTESQGLLTIKIKEPA
- a CDS encoding molybdenum cofactor biosynthesis protein MoaE encodes the protein MLRLQITEQRIATEALYQALDDPTCGGVAIFEGRVRDHHQGRKVRDLYYECYRPMAEKILAKAAQEARTRWEPSKIAIVHRIGRIPIGEAAVWIGVAAAHREEAFAACRFLIEEIKRSVPIWKRETYVDGSCAWVACLPA
- a CDS encoding MoaD/ThiS family protein, which gives rise to MGGEIRVRVLFFASLRDLFGQGEKVCSLPAGATLGRLAEEIFRGCEAGAEVLKCLRFGVNQDFAPMETLLRDDDEVALLPPLSGG
- a CDS encoding molybdenum cofactor guanylyltransferase; this translates as MGRLPSCVGIVLAGGKSRRFGRPKAWAKFGESSFVERLYLLLRETFGQAYVVLHEDSAEFAGMETLVDRMSEGGPMNGIYSALAGSRAPAVFVAACDLPRLGPPDIERLLQAWRPEFPALVYRRRERWEPLCGIYHSRLLPALRQSLEIGRYGLQEFLTRNGAAGLEYSEEGAVDGLANVNTPEEYRELIEGR
- the moaCB gene encoding bifunctional molybdenum cofactor biosynthesis protein MoaC/MoaB, producing the protein MINVMNKIETLRIATAQSCIKAHPETIRRMQAGEVPKPDVLGVAKTAAVMAAKKTPELLPYCHPLPLDGVEVNLKVEAEQVVVTVAVSAIWKTGVEMEALTAASVAALTIYDMLKPIDSELEIVQTKLLSKSGGKGDFDQKIPDGFRAAVLVTSDGTHQGKREDKSGKLLESRLREMGIASVAYEILPDEATQIRHRLLAHCENGIDLILTTGGTGLGPRDVTVEATAEVLEREMPAVMQAIRGFGQRRTPYAMLSRGLAGLRGRTVILNLPGSSRGAAESMDAVFPALLHVYPMLAGGGH
- the nirB gene encoding nitrite reductase large subunit NirB → TEVPYLPDAQGDSASAADDSLEVPYDRVIIATGSRPFLPPIEGSEGSGVFFFRTLDDCSRIADYAAQSKKAAVIGGGLLGLEAARGLMTHGVQVVVLETSPWPMKLQLDAEAGHLLKSTLEAMGIRTFCNRITSHIERRDGKIWRLHFTDGYTLETDLVVVSAGIRPITEVAAGSGLAVQRGIVVDDRMQTSDPEIFALGECVEHRGRLYGLVDPIWEMAATLADVLTGANPGAGYAGSRLGTKLKVMGVDLASLGEVDPAGEADEVVVYREPKQNLYKKLIIRENKLAGAILLGETDSFDVLMRLFKEGGELPERKADLLFGGTNVPSLVDVTALPDGAQICNCNGVSKAQICEAVQARGCASVAKVGQATKAGKGCGSCKGLIAQLIQAYAGEVGYDESEHYYVPGISLEKSQLIAAIKAKNLKSVSEVFRELAGGKEDADSKVGLASLLRSIWHEEYQDERDARFINDRVHANIQRDGTFSVVPRIYAGVTTADELIRIGTVAKKYQVPMVKITGGQRIDLLGVKKEDLPGIWKDLGIPSGHAYTKSVRTVKSCVGTDFCRYGLGDSIGLAQEIEHRFQGIESPHKIKMAVAGCPRNCSEAYVKDIGVVGIEGGQWEIYIGGAAGATVRKADLFATVDSPDEVLRLVGRFIQYYREHGKYQERTYGFVERIGIARLKSLLVEDELGLGKRLDEEIQRAVDSYVDPWKEAELPAYPHQFTGPQLVQFLNEANNNG